The following nucleotide sequence is from Anopheles stephensi strain Indian chromosome 3, UCI_ANSTEP_V1.0, whole genome shotgun sequence.
CTGTTGGCTTCGCGTGTGACGCGCGCGTTCTCGAATGGCATCGAGCGAAAAAATGtacttttttgtatttttctctTGGAAATTTATGCAAACACACAAGCGACCACACACACCAACGCGCGCCTGCCGTCAAATGCGAAAATGACCACTTTTTGGCAGGGTTGACAGCAGCCCTGAAAACGATAAGTTTGACAAACCGGCACAACAAAGCAGcgctttgtttacaaacaacgCGGTCGGagggaagagagaaaaaaaaaaccaccgcaCGGCTTTTCTTGTGCTTTCTGTGATGGATTTAGTGGCCAAAAGAAGTATAAATTGCGAGCAGGGAGCGGTGCGTGCTGTACGATACAATGGTAAGAACAGTTTTCTACTGGATTGACCTTTTCCTAACCGCTTTTTACGGTTTGTAGTTGATGGTTCGTATTGCTTGTCCTGCGGTTCggacaaaaaaatcaagctATGGAACCCACGGACAGGACTGTTGCTGAAAACGTACGGTGGTCATGCAGACGAGGTAATGGATGCTGCTGGAAGCTGTGAAAGTAGCTACATCGTGTCGGCTTCCCTCGATAAAAGCGTCATTTACTGGGACGTATCGACGGGGTTACCCGTGCGCCGATTGCGTGGTCATGCCGGCGGTGTTACCTGCATCCGGTTCAACGAGGAATCTTCGATTGCCGTTTCTGGCTCGAAAGACAATACGGTAGCGTGTTGGGATATACGCACCCGAAAGCTGGATGCGGTACAGACGATGCGTGAAGCCAAAGATTGCATTACGGCGCTTGTGGTGAGCGAACACAAAATCATCGCCAGCTCGCTGGATGGTTCGATCCGGCAGTACGACATCAGGGCCGGTGAGCTTGTCTGTGATACGATAGGCGTTCCGATTACGTACCTGGTGCAAACTCGTGACGGGCAGTGTCTGTTGGCGGCTTGCTCCGATGGAACGATCCGGCTGATCGATAACGATTCAGGTGAGCTGCTGTCCGAGTACAAGGGTCACCGGGTGGATGATTACACGATCGAGTGTGGCATTATTTCGTCCGATACGAAAATCATATCCGGTTCGGCGGAAGGTGCAGCCATCATTTGGGATCTGCTGGAGGGTAAGGAGGTGCGAAGGTTACGCATAGGAAGCGAGGTAGTGCACTCGCTCGCACCACATCCTACCGGAAGCGATATTTTATTCGCCCGGAAACGGCATCTGGAGGTGTGGGGAAAGCCagaggaagatgatgatgaagtgATGGAATAGTGTAGTATAAATATAGAAACAGTTTATTAGCAAATAAGTGAAAACTATCcataaaacattttgtaaaataaaaaaagcggATTTTCAGAACAGAAATGTTTTTCGAACATTGAAATTTGAAACCGGATTCAGTTGTACGTGGGGTCGGTAGGGGTGTAAAAGGATCTAGGAATTAAAAAGGACATTGAAAAATGGGCAGTAGTGTTATTCTACGTGAGTTAATTTTAGCATTGGTGCAGTGTACTGctttttcttaaaatttaaaataatttcagTGCAATTATTCGTAAATCACCATCAACCTCAACTCAACCACAGCTGCTAAACGAGTTTGTTTGTTCGAAAAACTGCTCGTTTACAACTCCAagccaaacacgcacacacacacaagcacctATCCGTCCATCCAACTACACAAGAAGCAGCGTATACGCGTGCattaatttagcctttttttgtttcctcgcTTTCCGGAGTACGAAACTCAGTACTCCGTTTGGTGTCCTTTTCCGGGTCGATTTCCCGCACAATATGGACCTGTGAAGCGTCCACCATTGTTTAGCATCATCGTTGATCCTTACcatctccctctcgctctcggaCTGCATCCGCAAATCCACAGTTTCACTCGGATTGCAACAAGCAACACTTCCCCAAAAAAGGTACTGTTCGTGGCCTAAGGTGCATTCGTGTTAGATCCCCCCGCGTACACCTGAGCAGTGGCTGCATTTGGAGGTGAAATTGTGTGAAGTAGTGCCAAATTTGGGTTGTGTTGTACGTCGTTGCCGTGGACGGTGGTCAACGATCGAGCAGTGCTTTCCAATCCAAGACCGCAATCCCTGTGGCCTTTGGAAGCAGACGTGTAGATGCAGTGGTTAATATTTTGGTACATGTATCGGGTAATTGTGGTTAAATCATAGTAAGCCGTACATTTCACTCTGGTGATCGTTCGTCAGTGACCTGAATGGTTGTGTGTAATCGCAAAGGTGCAAAAGCAGCGGCCAGAAGAAGTGAATATTAGCGCTCAGTGCAACCACAAAAGAAGCTGTAAAGCAGTAAAAAACCCCCGACTCAAGGTTAAAAAGGCCGTGCACAAATATTTCGCTGACCATAAAAAGAACCAGTTCTCGTGCAGCAGCGGGCGATCCGTGTACGGAAGATCCGGAGCTCGCAGATCAACCCGAAAAGAAGCAGAGTGCAGAAAACGGCCGAAAAAGAAGCGCAGCAGCACGGGCAACACAAACAGGCGCTTCGAACAGAAACGGTCGAAGACGctgaacttcttcttctccagGTAGGTGCGTCTGTACCATTTCGTGTTGCGCTTGTGTACGTGCAGGTGTACGCTTGTATATATGGTCGTGCAGCGCTAGAACAACGAACCttctgccgccgccgccgctttATGGGCTAGCATCGATGGTTGCCTTCGCGGGCGTACGAAGCGAAAAGATGAGAAGAAAACCCCGCCGTGGCAACATCCATTGCTCTCTCTTGCTGGATCGCGTCCTGCCGTGGGAAGCTGCGGCAACAAGCCGCATTTGAACTCGCAGACGCGCGACCCCTGCATCGAAAGCGCTGGCCCTTTGCCAAATGTAGCGTGAAGCGATCGTGGCTCCGTACTAAACCGGAGGAACTAGCCCGGCTCCTCGATCGGTTCCGATcagtttattttatatttttaatgtttttctaGCAGAAGAaattagttttaaaatttacataACACGCTGCTGCAGCCACAATTTCATAACGCTTCCGATGCGGTGTGaaagtaatttaaatcaaacgagtgatgctttgttttttttttggctgatGTTAACAGGGCTATGGGATTTGGAGAAAAGATGGTAAAAAAGCGGGGTGGAAAATCCCTCCATGAGTAAGCGGCGAGTTAGGAACAAAGACCCTCACCTGAATGATTCATCATGCATCTCGGAAAGTCTTTGTTTATTTGTAGATTTatcctccgtttttttttgttggcctcTACCGTCCTACACGTCTGGAACGGCATCATCAATGCAGCCGATGCTCCAGAGCAAATATTACTTCATTGATGTTCAAAGGTGATGTGATGCCATCGTATGGGAGGTTGCTATGACAACAACCCGGCTTCAGTGAAATCATAAAAGCATGATCACTAGAATGGTCGGAAGAAGATTGAATACTAAACTGCCTAAATTTTGCTCGAATTCTACGCCGTTCAGTGGTTTAGGAGCCTTAGCGATCAGTTTGTCCTATGTCTCCTCTTTGATGTTAAGAATAATCCTTGGAAAAGATCCTGGGATTAAGGTTTGCCCAAGAGATGTTTTGGAAGTCACGGAAGGAAGTCTCTTCTTCTATCACAGAcgtgatcttcttcttccctggcaatATAACCCAAGATGTCTTGGGCTACCATTACAGGTTTCCTTGACTTAGTTTGCTttaattggatagtcagttctgtgTGGGGAGCCACACCGGGTCTCAGACAGGAGGATTCGATAACCTTGTCCTGTCACGTGAAGACTTGTGCCGCTAGTGCCTCGGAAACCGGGCGCCATCCATCTTGCTACTTCAACTGACTGATTAGAGAAAAATTAGCTTGTTGGAGGCTTTTGCGTAACAATGAAGATGCAATAGACATGCTTGGACATTTAACATTCTTTGATCaactcatctcatctcaaCTACCATCAACTAACTCAACTAACATTGAGTCACATTTCGTCTTAATTCGTCGCTTGCAAATAAGGAGAAATAGCCTGGGATAATCTGCCTTGCATTAGGCAATAGTTCTTTCTTCCGTGTGTTAATGCTCACACCCAGCTACCGAAGTATTTAGCCGTTTACCTCGTAATATGAGCACCACACATGGCTTATGGCAACATATTTTTTGGCTTCGGCAGCCCTATCTGTCTGAGCGGGTTTCTCCTTCGTTTGGAATGGTTTCATGTTTTAGGACTTCACCTTTGACGTGTCCTGATGTATGGTTGCCAAAAATGTTCTCCCTCCAGACGTCCAGTGATCTGTTGCTTCAGTAATGGGCAATGGATGGAATGGTTCAATTAGTAACTTTAAAAGGCTTCCTGCTTTCCCTACCAATTTTTCAACGCGTCCACATGTTCCGATCACCCTAAGAGTTGATACATCTTACCGGAGTGGTAGTACGGCAACCGACCGGAACGTTCCTAGCTTGGGGTTGTAAACATTAGCGAAGTATCTACACCTACACAAATTGCCTTGCTGCAACTACTACACCCtaccacaaaaaaaccggCACCAGTCGAGTCACACACAAATTCCAGCGCAAATCGCACGCCATCCACCTCAAGCTGATTTGGTTTGTGTTTCCCTAGTGCCACGTGCCATTGCTCTCGTACGGTCTCGTAGCACTCGTGGGGAGGGGTACTATTGCAAACCGGAAGACGTATTTTACCAACCACCCGTTCCATCCATCTCGGGTCCCATTTTTAAGGTTTGTGATAGcgagaaatttaaaattgctaCGTTTTCCGAATGGCGTGCCTATGGCGATTAGTGTTGTGTTGCGAATGGGAGGAGCTTTCTACAACTGCAATGACCAGTAAAGTGCAGTCAGTAAAGTAGGGTTAAGATTAGTAACAGGCGGCGGCGTAGGTAAACGGGGTTTTATCTGTTTATCTTGTGCCGATCGTAATGTTAGTTCTGCATGAAGTTTGTGTAATTTCGGTTAATGACGACGGGACAGCATTGTGGTCAGGTACTGTATCGTTTGTTgtaaatctttttttgttttacggcGAAGTATAGTCATtatgttgcagttgcagttgtgggtttattttaaatttatatccTTTGGGCCGTTATATCTGCTATGAGATGCTGAATGTGTCATTAACAATTACAAAGAGGAAATTTATTATTCGCGCCAGGCTTCAATTTCTGACAATTTGACGCTGTCCTACGTTGCACAAGACGTGAGACTGAGTCTAGATGAGAGATATTCTTATGAGCCGAACGATAACTATTTTGATATTCCTAAAGAAACACCTTCAATACAGACCTCAAGCGCTAAAGACCATATATTTTTAAGATATTTAGAGACGTTTTTAAAGACATCCCTacatagtgagaactgactatccaactatgcgctacccaataagtctagtaagccagaaatggcaggcatgatccaagaggtcgttaggccaagaaagtaGAGGAACAGACTTATATCCACCTATGTATAGCAATGTACAAGGCATATTATTGATAAGAGGATGCTTGAGCCCCGAGCTTTCGAGAGGCCGGTTCTTATCGACAGTGGCGTATCTTCTCAAAAGTAGGGCTTTGGGGTCCAGTGaacaaagatttttttaaaaagccCTGAACTTCATAACGAACCTCGTATGATTTCTCCGATTTGAATCTGGCTCTAGCCCAGTTAGCAGATTCGATGTGTTAGGGGCCTCCGACTTTCTGGAGGTATTCTGGGGCCTCCCCATAAAGGGTTTGATTCCCTTACAATTTATGGATCAGCAATTTAATACTAGGCCAGGTGATTTATCTGGGAATGCTTGGGCAAATGCTTGGAACAAAACTGtttaaaagaatttaaaaaaatatactaAAAAATCTGCTCATCAAGGTGCAAGGTTAGCCATTTAAGGTAactttttatacattttcaacttgattttattctcaaaacgATTAGGGATAATTATTTCGAATAATTTACTAGCCAGCACACTTCTACTGCAGTTTGCAATATGTCtgtaataaaagaaataattcCCTGCGAGCgtgagctgctgctgaccaGCTGACCAGACCTGCAACTACCAATAGCACCCGacacaacacagcaacaaacacaacaacaagccctccccgtatgtgtgtgcctATTTGCTATCCTTCTTTCTCGACCGCTCGCTCAGCCAGCGTTTTATTCGCTGCTCTAACTACACCGCGTACGCCGTGTGCTTGTGCGGCTTCCGAGCCATATGTCACTGTACGTACGGGCAGCAACCGAACCGGCCCTGGCCCCGGTGGGACCCTTTTTTCTTGCCGGCCCTTTTCCTCCGTCCCATGGTTGCCCTCGGAGCCCAGCACGCGCGTTGAGCCGACTTGGGAAACCAGTTCGCTCCGACGGGCTTGGGCCGTTCTCTCTCATTTACGCTCGAGCTGCGGTGAAGATCGGTCGTGTGTTGCGTTTGGGCccgcgttcggttcggtggacCTATTCCGAGTCTTTCGTTCGTGTGTCGTGTTAGTCTTCAGTGTAAAGAGAATATTTGGGGTAGTTTGTTAGGCcactggttttgttttttcgtgtgtGCAAACCTTTTGTGAGGTGGGTGGTTTGTTATCATCTTTTCCGAGTGGAAGCAAAAAGTGAAGCGAGTCAGCAAAAAGCCTGCAAGGAGTCTAAGCTGCGTTACGTCAGCGTGTGGTGTGTGCCGTCGTACGATCGCGCCAGTGTATTAAATGCGACTtgtcgctgttgttgttgctgatgttgctgcctACTAATGTTGATTGCAGTCTAGTCGCCtgcatcgtcgtcatcatcgagAAGTTGTCAATTTATGTGTGTGAGCGCGCGCGATCGTCGATGATCCGTCTCTCGAGTTGTCTGTTGTCTGATCCCCCTGTCCGCTGATCTCCAGCTACAAGACCGTTTATCCGAGCAAACTGCCGGAACGTAGGGACATTAATTGACCAGCAGAGTTGTTCCAATTAATAAGCGTGTCGTGGTTTACTTTATGTCCGATCGAGCGGCGAGCGTAAGGTTTCCTATGTCGCCATTTCCTCACCGCAAAATTCCATCCATCGTTACTGGACCGTATTTCCTTTCTCGCACTTGCCAAGCAATTCTCCCACGCAAATCACCGGACAAAGAAATGTTCGGAAAACAGTGCATTTAGATGTTGCTTTTGATGCAAAGCGTTTTTATTGCTTAGTTGTCCATTTAACCTTATACTGCAATAGGTGGgaggttgtttttcttgttttaaaGTAACGATTAAAAAAACGACTTTATGATCATTTCCTCCTTATAACCACCTTGACGTTTAACGTCATTAAGTAGCCACATCGTGTGGCATACAAAAAAGCGGGACAGCAAACGACAGAGAGACGATCCTAGACGAGAGAGTCGATATGCGAGTGATGAAGATTTATTGTGAAGAGATATAATAATTAGGCAATTAATGCAACgtgaatttattttgttttatgtgtcGCTATAGggtgtataaaaaaaactattgcaAGGTTAACGATAACTTGTTTTATTCAGTGTTGGTGATTTTGGATTACGTGCAGTGCTAGTAAAGTTCCTTTCCCGCTGTCCTGTGTTCTTACGCTGACATACGTGATCGTTGGGTGTGTTCCGCAGTGCATTCTGCTGCAATGCACTACTGACGTGAGTTAACACACGGTCGTGTTCCTCCACAAGGACGCAAGGGAGATCTTCGGTGcgggttggtttttttcgctttcgtgTAGCGGAAAGTGCAAAGCTCAGCCATAAATCACGGTATTAGTCGTGGAAGGAGCTGGTATTAGTCGTGGTTTGGAGTTGGtggaagcagaagaaagcTTGCTACAGGCAATCGCAGCGAAACGTCTATAACGTTGGGTCCGACGAGGGTGGCCAGAAAACAGCAAAGATGACGATCTTTAGCTCGTAAGTGTTATAGTTGTTAATTtaattgtatttgtttgtgtttaatAAGTTATTCTGATCTGGTCCACCTTCATGTTGCGTTTTACACCGATGGTAGTGGAGCCGGCTCGGTGGCATATTGGTAGAGTAATTGAtgcggggcggtccggtggccgaggcgacagcggcgccggtcttcacacggcagggccggggttcaaatcccatccagaccgcctccccgtacgaaaggctgactacttttctacgggtaaaattaagtcacagaaagccagcaatggcaggccgagacctctcgaggttgtagtgccacagaagaagaagaagaagaattgatGCGTCACTCGACAAGACCGGATATCGAATCTCATCCTCAAATCACTCATAGAACTTTTCTACCTGCGGGTAAACCTTCTCAACGATGCCAGGACCATTGTTGGCAAGACCAAGACAAGACACGAAAAGAACCTGAGCTTTTTTTGTAtatcaaaaaaaggaaacctccATCGACATGTTTATCTCACAATTTATAGTAATCATGCTtttctaaaacaaaaccagtaaATTTTGTCATCACTATGTTTGAAGCAGGAAAGCCCAAAAATGGGAACACTCTTTTAATCAGGGTTTTGTGATGCATtccatgtttgtttgtatttgatCACAACCCCCATTGTTTCTGCCGGTTGATCGTTAGCCCCCGATCAAGGGTTCCTTAGCTCTAGCTCTCAAGAAAAAGCCATCCGTGTATTGTTTCCATCGCAGCGTCGCTGTTGCATCATAACACTTTGCCATGCTGAAAAGGGCACAGAAGGCACTTAAAACTGTTTTTGGAAAACATGCTTCTTCTTACCGGCAATTAGTAGTCGgcagtgtgtggtgtggtcaAAATAGTGGGCCTTgttgaatgaaaacaaaatgtttcgaaacgaaaacaaacgccaaattgtttatttgtgatttatttgtttggttaGCCGAATGGACGGGGGTTGGGTGTGCTTGGGTTTTGGAGTGGTCGAGGCACGATGAAGGAAGCCACCTGTCGCATAGAATGTGCTTGTGTGTTGAAACAACCCCAATTGGTGGGGGACTGCTACTACTGTGTACTACGTTTCCATAATATATCGagcacgatcgatcgatctcgATGTTGTGCGAGATAGATCGACGAAACTGCCGGGGGAAATCATCGCTGTCAGAGATCAGCGCAGCGTGTTGAAGGGTGGAAAAAGGAGGGGCGGTTAGCGGCGGAGGCAGCAGCAACTTCTGGtctaatttatttcaaacatgCCTTTTCCTGCCCTGGCCGATTGATGACGATGAAAATCTATTGCTTCCGCCCAGTGCCCACCGGTGTGCTGCCGTTCCCTCTCCCTGGTGGTCACTGCgagaaggaaaggaaggaaggggAGAGGGGGTAAGGGAGAGGGTATACCGGTGGTCCGGTGGAACCGAGGCTAGATTCATAATTAATGAACCAAACTTTTTTTCGGGACCTAAAgggttttccttcttcgtgtgcttgttgttgttggccaaGCTTTGTTCTCAACTGCTGCTCCAACAATTCAACAGTAGTGGAACGGTGTAAAGGTGTTTGGCAGTTAGGAgatttgtttggttgtttatATCCAGGCATGTTCGGGTGCGCTACATTATGTTTCATCATCATTTCTCACCGATCGAAAGTGATTTTCGTTCTGGGGAGTGTAGCCGTGAGCGCGAGAGTGCTGCCATGGATTACAGCCGTTAGGACCGAGAGAAAGAAGGCTAAATTTCTTTTGATGTTGAATGAAAATGGGATTGTCGTTTGAATTCTACTGCTAGCAGCATATAGTGTTGGTTAGTGAGCTCAAGAGCTGCTTCGAAGACTCGCCCAAATACTCTAAGAGCCCTGATCTTAATCcttcattttaaaattgtggttctaGACTAACTTTGAAGCTATGGCCTCACAAGGTAGCTCTGGCCGTACTTTGAAGCTCAGTCCTCACTAGGAACCTGAGTCCTCCTAATATAACGCTGTACTCATAATCGAGCTCTGTCCTCACTAGGTAGCTCTCGGTAGCTCGCTCTAGGTAGCTGTACTCTCTGCGAGCTTCAGCGGAATATTATCTACAAGTAGGTTGCTCTAAATATGATAGAATTCTGAAACTTGAAACTTGAGGTCAGTTttcctgctgcttcttcttgaaAGATCATCAGAAACCCCCCCTTATATAGTAAGAAACATCGTGTTCGTGTTTGCATTTAGccggaagcaaaccaccggaaAGGTGACGATGAGGCATCAAACATTAAGCAAAGAACACAACGCGTAAAGAACCGTGTAGAAtgtggtttgatttttgtttccccTTTCGGAGTGCTGCTCGATCGCCAGCACTCGTCGTCGATCGTTAAGGCGGGCGCGGCGAGCAAATGACGAAATGACTGAATAAATCATGCTCAATCGCATCATGTACCCTGGGTGGCTGGGCTCTCCGAACGTTGCAGACAAACAACGGCACAAGTTCCGGAAGTTAGAGACAGAAGAGAAAGAAGCCTcctcctcaaaaaaaaaaaccggaagaacggaaggaaggaaaacaatttcaacCAGATCattacagcagcagccagctgAAGAAGCTAGCAGTTGCTGTGTGATGCTGTAATAACGTAACGTTTGCAAGGCAGCGAATGTCAAGCTCTCGGAAGTATGGGGGGgaacaaataaacaacagcaaaaaacacgcATTTTCCGGAAGCACTTATTTCCGGTCTCTCGGGGTACGTACGTGTACTGGCAAAGGGTCTCAGTTGATGATCGCGATGAGGAAGGTTGTTAAATCGATAGCCTAAAGAAGGAGGAAGGGGAGGACGGCGAGTAGcacaggaagaagaagaaaagtgtCCGGAAGAGGTAATGACGATGGGTTTCTTGACGATGGTTTACATCCAGCAAGCGAGACCGGATTTACAGCTTGTGTTCGCTGTGTAATACGAAGAAAAAAGAGGTTCGCTTTTTTTGGGGAGATCAAAAGCAAATAGGCTGTTTTTGCTACATTTATTAGAAATATTCTTGAAGACGAAGTTCTTGAAGTTCATGCTCCGACGATGAGGTAACCCGTTAGGAGATGTGTTCGAAAAAATCTTGAACACTCGACTGAGTCGGGTCCGGCGACTCAGACGACTTAGACATTCTCAGACCGGACACAGCGATGGTGATAGGTTGTCGCCATACCCTAGACCTTCATCATCAGGTCCAGGCCGCGCCACTGCTCACGATCGTTACCAAGTTGTGTCTGTAATTAGGTGCGTGCCCCACAGGGCAAGAATGTGGGGCGTCGTTCCGTCGCAGGACGGAAACTCTAGTGCGTGTCCCGCTTCCGGTCGCAGTTAGAAAGGTGGACAGGCGGGACCGACCCGTCTATGGGGCGTAAAAACCCACCACACCATTAGTTAGAAGCTGAACGTCTGTGGTGCTTTTTTCTCCCCGCTGTCGTTACCTCTCTTTTGTGGTAGATTGTGGTCTTGAAGAAATCTCACCTAGCGGAAAACGAGTTCTGAAATTGAGAAGCTTTCAACGATTTATTATCGCTTGAAGGAAGGGTTTTTAGATTGTCCGAGCTGACGAGCAAGGAAGGAATTTTCGCATTTAGCTCAATGATGTGGAAATGGTTTCATGTTCCGTCATTCGTCTTGTTTCAATAGACCAAGTCTTGATGGCTTTCCAAGATTTCGTGGAGATTAGTGCGTTGTGGCATTACTGCAATAGTTACAGTCTAAGTTCCATCAGCACTTGATCGGGTCGGACGGATTTAGTGACACTGTACACATTTTCTGGGAAACAGAGATGAAAGTTCTATAATTACAGACATCCGAGTAATTATCTCCTTGACCCGTCATCAGTAGAACAAGTTCTGGCGAGCTATACCCACCGgctacagctgctgctgtgtgacTCTGGTGTGGAACTTCCGCCGGCCAGAGGATGGTTCCTAATTTCCAGCTCAGAACAGGATGGACCAAGAAATCCCGGAGGAACAGATTTTCATCCTCATCAGCGCGAGAGAGGGCAGACGGTGCGTTCGTTGCCCGAAGGGAACGTGTAGTGTAGCGTGAGGAAATggaccaggaaaaaaaagcgataaTGTAATGCGGGACCAGAACGGGAACTTATCATGATACGCGGGATCATGCTTTGTCGCCTGCAGGACCACGAAAGCaaaaagcgagagagatagCCCAACAACCTCCTGTGAGCAATTCCAAGAGTCAACCTGTAATCAACCATCGTCGGGAAACAAGTCGCGCCAGGTGCATCCAATGCATCATGAGCATCGGGGATTTTTTCCCTGCTCCTCTCGCTAGGTTCTGTCCCACAGCCGGAAGTGCGCAATCAGTCCTTTCCCGGGACTGACAACGGGGTTTGGGATGTGTCCATTGCCCGAAAgaccctgttttttttgctccctttgTCTCTATTGTCCTTCGCCATGTTGTGTACCTCGATTTCATTGACTTGATTTAATTTCACCGGTGCAAGTCCATCTTTGTTGGATAATTTATAACGGTTTTCATGATTGAGAAACGTGGAGATGGTTGTTTATCGATATTTAACGTCCTGTGTGTACTGTGTCTGTATGAACTTAAAGACAGCCCGAAAAAAAGGGCCCAGGAAAACACTCACCCCGAAGGTGCGAGTCCTGGTGCTAACAAAATTACTATCCTCGCATGTCAGGAAGACGCTGCATATTCTGGGGCAAAAGTGGGCAAAATTTATGCTAATTGCTGCTGAGCGGCGGAAAGAATGGCTGTTGGCTGTTCTTTCCTGCCACCGCGTTATAAAATGATAATCGGCGAGTTCCTGTTTTGATTGCACACACGTCCCGTTAACTGCGACTGCCAGGATGGGCAGAACTTGTGTCCTCGGCGTGGAAGCGGCGAAATGATGAGCCCCATATTTAAACGGTGTAATGGGATGGTGTGCAGAGCTAT
It contains:
- the LOC118513725 gene encoding WD repeat domain-containing protein 83 gives rise to the protein MDLVAKRSINCEQGAVRAVRYNVDGSYCLSCGSDKKIKLWNPRTGLLLKTYGGHADEVMDAAGSCESSYIVSASLDKSVIYWDVSTGLPVRRLRGHAGGVTCIRFNEESSIAVSGSKDNTVACWDIRTRKLDAVQTMREAKDCITALVVSEHKIIASSLDGSIRQYDIRAGELVCDTIGVPITYLVQTRDGQCLLAACSDGTIRLIDNDSGELLSEYKGHRVDDYTIECGIISSDTKIISGSAEGAAIIWDLLEGKEVRRLRIGSEVVHSLAPHPTGSDILFARKRHLEVWGKPEEDDDEVME